AAATCTGGTCTGTCAGTCCAAGTTAAAATTAAACAGATTATCAGTAATTTCCAGTAGTTTTTTCTGGAACAAGCTACAGACCATTTAAGATGAGTGGCCTAGATCCAACTCAAGCTAACAGCGAAGCTGtacaaaaaaagctaaacttGGATGTTTTTGGCAGAAATTCTAGAGATGAAGTCTCGGAATATTTGATGGTTATAATATGGCTGTAGGGAAGTTTACAGATTAGTCTATGGGTGAtgatgaagggagagaaaaatgaaaagatgtgATGACTGATAGCACAGCTTTGGGgtttggaaacaaacaaaaaatgtaagaatACGCATTCACAATCCTCACATTGTGACTGAGGATGAGATGGGAGAGCTGGTTGTAAAACTCTAAGGAAGATCTTTATGTTCAGTGGTTGATTCCTTAAtgatctgaaaagaaaaagagatcagagttaaaaaatagaaaataatttttaaaaaaaacccaacaaatcTCTGGTGAGTTTTTGTATCAGTTGCACAGGGCATCAGGTGTGGTGAGCCACAGTGAATGACTGTGAAAACCTGCAGAAGGGTTCAACATTGCCCTCCAGAGGGATTAGGTAAGAGGTGCAATGTGCAGATTGGCCTGCTTCTCAGTGAGAGAGTGTTGCTCTGTGAAAGCACATACCTCCCCATCTCTGGTCTCCACAGTTCGAACCAGGATGCTCCTCTTCACATGGGCCTCTGGGGTTTTGGTGTCCAGATTAGTTTCTAAAACATgatcagagggagagagagatttaagaGTCAGTGCAGTCCAATAAATGGGAGCTTATTATCTTCTGCATTAAAGGCCTGTTGTTGTGCTTTCAAGAGCCATAAACAAGTGCAACATGTTTTAAAGGATGAGCACGTGAGAGTGATTTCCAGTTTCCCAAAATATGACATTCATTTCGATAATCAGCACAGCCAGATTCATGGTGCCAAGAAGATTTATAATTGTGATGATCTcctgagcttttattttgtaagtttTTGTATAATTTCATAGTCATCAGAAGAAGCATCATCCAAATAAAGTCACTGTACCATGAAACTTTTCATCACCTTTCAAATGCACATGCCCAGAAAGCAAAGACAGCCTGATCATTAAAGGCATTTGATACTGACCTCTGAACTGCAGGTTGGAAAAGCTCTGAACTGGAATAGTGATCCTGGAAGAACAGATAAGAAACAACAATGTCAAGTATACTTGTTTACATTTGTTGGTTGTGTCATGTCCAACCAGACAGCCACCACACTCTGGCTcacctgctctcctctccctccagcaGCTTCCTGTAGGTGGCAATCTCAATATCCAGGGCCAGCTTGACGTTCAGGAGGTCCTGGTACTCCTGCAGGTGCCTCGCCATCTCCTCCTTCAGTGCCTGGATCTCCTCCTCTAGACGGCTCACTGTATCCTGGTAACCAGCAGTCTCCATGGCGAAGCGGTCCTCCATCTCCCGGAGCTGGCGTTCCAGAGACTCGTTCTGAAGGAGGAGCGACAAAACTGAGTAATGAATTACTCATCTAAAAACCCAGCAGCCAGCATCTGATGTAGTTAACTGAGGTTTCATTTCTGCAAACGCTAACAGGGCTTCCTCTACTTTTACTACaactttttcagtttcttctgctgctgctgctactttcatttctattttataTCAGTAGTGACTTACTGTCCCACGGAGAGCCTCCAGGTCACAGGTCACCACTTGGATCTGGCGCCGGTATTCGTTGGCCTCCTGCTTGGCTTGGCGCAGGGCTTCTGTGTTTCGATTGGCTGCATCTGTCAGGTCAGCAAACTGTGTACAAAGCCAAAACAGTCCATCCGTCCTTTAAATCTGTGTGATGTCCTGTGCTGGTTATATCAGTCACCTCACAGGAACTGTTACTATTACATCTAATGACATTCGATGTTGTACCACTCTACTTCTTAGTGCTATATGCTTCATAAAAGGCATATCCAAGCCTTCTGACCTTGGATCGGTACCACTCCTCCGTCTCCTGCATGTTTGAAGAGGCCATGGTTTCATACTGGACCCTGATGTCTCTCAGAGCAGCAGTTAGGTCTGGTTTGGACACATCCAAGTCCACATGCACGTTCTGGGCCATGATCTGCTCCTGTAACTCACGCAGCTCCTGTGGAGGGAAAAGGGCATTGGAGGACCAGAGTAAACATTTAAATGAGTTACTctgatgtgatttaaaaaaaaaaaaacaggtagtTCAAATCATGCTAATTGGTAGTAATTATAGTTAAAGTTGACTCACTATTTGTGTTCTTTCACCTGGTTCTTTCAATTTCATTCTTACCTCCTCATGAATCTTCTTCAGGAAGTTTATCTCCTCCTGCAGGCTATCGATCTTCCTCTCTAACTGGACTCGATTCAGAGCTGCCTCATCCACATCCTATAtgagcagagaggacagagtgCGGACACTCAGATATACTGAATATTTCAGTTGTTTAGGTCATGATTCCAGGAAAC
The window above is part of the Toxotes jaculatrix isolate fToxJac2 chromosome 18, fToxJac2.pri, whole genome shotgun sequence genome. Proteins encoded here:
- the LOC121198276 gene encoding glial fibrillary acidic protein, encoding MESQRVQSSYRKRFGPQGSGTTGIRIGSLPSSRLSWHGTPRNLTHSSPISRISLGSANAALLLGSPGDRLDFSADSLMKAQYKETRTNEKMEMMGLNDRFASYIEKVRLLEQQNKVLVAELNQLKGKEPSHLGDIYQEELRELRRQVDGLTAGKARLEIEKDNLAADLGTLKQRLQDEIGLRQDAENNLNAFRQDVDEAALNRVQLERKIDSLQEEINFLKKIHEEELRELQEQIMAQNVHVDLDVSKPDLTAALRDIRVQYETMASSNMQETEEWYRSKFADLTDAANRNTEALRQAKQEANEYRRQIQVVTCDLEALRGTNESLERQLREMEDRFAMETAGYQDTVSRLEEEIQALKEEMARHLQEYQDLLNVKLALDIEIATYRKLLEGEESRITIPVQSFSNLQFRETNLDTKTPEAHVKRSILVRTVETRDGEIIKESTTEHKDLP